One window of Pleurodeles waltl isolate 20211129_DDA chromosome 3_1, aPleWal1.hap1.20221129, whole genome shotgun sequence genomic DNA carries:
- the SLC46A1 gene encoding proton-coupled folate transporter, with protein sequence MADSPTLDPGLDSPTLPDSPEVVVRRCPRLRVSVEPVLFLAMFSVALQGPLYTQYLWERLSEDVGYNGTRERGCGNQSRDSLEEEVQTLTSHWSLYINLGGFLVGLFSVMLLGPWSDSVGRRPVLILPAFGMAVQAAVYLTVMYQKLHVGYFLLGRLLSGLTGDFNMILAGCFSYIADISDRRSRTFRVAILEACLGISGMFASIIGGQWSKAQGYINPFWLVFTVNLATVAYITICVPESVKEKKPAKLFTLCHYKSVYQLFTVPAVNRRRCKLFLYLLTLFLVVSVHMGAKDLFVIYELGSPLCWGSELIGYGSAAEHLTYLSSLVGLRLLQICLQDTWVAELGLLSNISGLIVISFAVTTPIMFSGYGFRFFAMATTPVVRSKLSKLVDETEQGSLFASVACVEGLSSLVATGLFNALYPATLSFMRGFPFLFGAMVLLIPAAIIGLIELCETHRQYSNFAEDS encoded by the exons ATGGCAGACTCTCCCACCCTGGATCCGGGTCTGGACTCTCCTACCCTCCCGGACTCCccagaggtggtggtccgccgGTGTCCCCGGCTCCGGGTGTCTGTGGAGCCGGTGCTCTTCCTGGCTATGTTCTCCGTGGCCCTGCAGGGTCCTCTCTACACACAGTACCTCTGGGAGAGGCTGAGCGAGGACGTGGGCTACAATGGAACCAGGGAAAGGGGCTGCGGGAACCAGAGCCGAGACTCTCTGGAGGAG gaggtGCAAACGCTGACCTCTCACTGGAGCCTCTACATCAACCTGGGTGGGTTCCTGGTTGGCCTTTTCTCTGTGATGCTGCTGGGGCCATGGAGTGACAGCGTGGGGCGACGGCCAGTGCTTATCCTCCCAGCTTTTGGCATGGCTGTTCAGGCCGCAGTCTACCTAACGGTCATGTACCAGAAACTGCATGTGGGCTACTTCCTGCTTGGGCGACTGCTAAGTGGACTGACTGGAGACTTCAATATGATCCTGGCTGGTTGTTTCTCCTACATTGCAGACATCAGTGACAGACGCTCACGCACCTTCCGCGTCGCCATCTTGGAGGCCTGCCTGGGTATATCTGGGATGTTTGCCAGCATCATCGGAGGGCAATGGTCCAAGGCACAGGGCTACATCAATCCCTTCTGGTTGGTTTTTACTGTAAATCTTGCAACAGTGGCCTATATTACCATCTGTGTCCCAGAATCTGTGAAAGAGAAGAAACCAGCCAAGCTCTTCACCCTCTGCCATTACAAGTCAGTGTATCAGTTATTCACTGTGCCTGCTGTCAATAGGCGCCGCTGCAAACTTTTCCTTTATTTACTCACTTTGTTCTTGGTGGTGTCTGTGCACATGGGTGCCAAAGACCTCTTCGTCATATATGAGCTGGGCTCTCCCCTGTGCTGGGGCTCAGAACTCATTGGCTACGGTTCAGCAGCAGAACACTTAACCTACCTGAGCAGCCTCGTTGGACTGCGCCTGTTGCAAATATGCCTGCAAGACACCTGGGTGGCTGAACTTGGACTTCTCTCGAACATCTCTGGGTTGATTGTGATTTCATTTGCCGTAACAACTCCCATAATGTTTTCAG GGTACGGATTCCGTTTCTTTGCGATGGCGACCACTCCTGTAGTGCGGTCCAAGCTGTCCAAGCTGGTGGATGAGACCGAGCAAG GATCTCTCTTTGCCTCTGTGGCCTGCGTAGAAGGTCTATCGTCACTGGTGGCTACAGGCCTGTTCAACGCCCTCTATCCGGCAACCTTAAGCTTTATGAGAGGATTCCCCTTTCTCTTTGGGGCAATGGTGCTGCTCATTCCGGCTGCAATTATTGG